Part of the Solanum stenotomum isolate F172 unplaced genomic scaffold, ASM1918654v1 scaffold19069, whole genome shotgun sequence genome, GGAagtccaaacaaaacttttagagaatatttttttgggtTCTTCGGGGCCTTAGATCCATAGGCTAACAAATGAAAAATCGAGGAATTTggataatttcttaaaaaagggcttgtaaatgcgaaaatttACGTGAAAGTAGTGGTGTGaatatacgtgatggttccccaactcttaaggaggtcctcataaagttatttgagaaaaaaatgggTGCTCTGAGGCGCCACATCCATGGGcttataacacacgaaaaatgagGAATTTAGGTAATTCCAAAAAAAAGccttaaaaaaattgtgagtatacgtgaaggttccccaactaaTTCAGGAGGTTCCCATAAAGTTCTTTGAGAAGAAAATTTTGGGTTCCCCGGAGCGCCAGATCATGGACTAAaaaaacacacgaaaaatcaagaaatttgggtaattctaaaaaaaaaaagcatgcAAATGCGAAAATTGGCGTGAAAAAATTGGTGTGAGTATTCGTGGTTCTTCTCCAACTCactacggaggtcctcataaagtttttggagaaattttttttgggtgttatAGTGCGGCATATCCATGGGcaataacacacgaaaaattgaaaattttgggtaatttctaaaaaagggtccgtaaatgtgaaaatgggcgtgaaaaaatggtgtgagtatacatagtgattctccaactcattacggaggtcctcataaagttttttgagaaaaaaaaatttaggtcCTTCGaagcgccagatccatgggcttaacaaacaaaaatgagaaatttaggtaattcctaaaaaaaagtttgtaaatgcgaaaaatgggcgtgaaaaaagtagtgtgagtatacgtgatggttcccaaCTTATTAaggaggtccttataaagttcctttagaaaaaatatttgggtgTCCCGTAGCGCCAGATCCATTGCTATAACATATGAAAAAATTAGCAATTTGGGTAATTTCTTNgcgccagatccatgggctataacacacgaaaaatcgaggaatttgggtaattcctaaaaagggacctataaatacattaatgggcgtgaaaaaaatggtgctATGTTGCGGCATATCCATGGGCAATAAcatacgaaaaattgaggaatttggtaatttctaaaaaagggTCCGTAAATGTGAAAATGGGCGTGAAAAAATGGTGCGAGTATACATGATgattctccaactcattacggaggtcctcataaagttttttgagaaaaaaaaaatttaggtcCTCCTaagcgccagatccatgggcttaacaaacaaaaatgagaaatttaggtaattcctaaaaaaagatttgtaaatgcgaaaatgggcgTGAAAAAAGTAGTGTGaatatacgtgatggttcccaaCTTATTAaggaggtccttataaagttctttgagaaaaaatatttgggtgCCCCGTAgcaccagatccatgggctataacatatgaaaaaatgagaaatttgggtaatttctTAAAAGGCCTGTAAATGCAGAGATAAACTTGaacaaaatggtgtgagtatacgtggtagTTTCcgaactcattatggaggtatTCGTAATGTTTTTTGAGACTTTTTTTGGAATATTCGGGGcactagatccatgggctataacacatgaaaaatcgaGCAATTTGGgctatttctaaaaaaaatggcctgtaaatgcaaaaattagcgtcaaaaaatggtgtgagtatacgtggtggttctcGAACTCAGTATGAAGGTCCtgataaagttttttgagaaaaaaatttggattCTCCGAGGTGCTAGATCAATGGGctatacacatgaaaaatcgtGAAATTTGGGTATTTCCTCAAAAAGGGTCTGGAAGTGCGgaaatgggcgtgaaaaaaatgttgtgagtatacgtggtggtttcccaactcattacggaggtcctcataaagttttctgagaaaaaaaattgggtgctccaaggcgccagatccatgggctttaacacacaaaaaatcgaAGCATTTGGATATTCCTAAAAAGGGGCCTGTAAATGTAGAAATAAGCGTgaaaaaatgatgtgagtatatgtgatggttctccaactcattacggaagtCCTCTTataagtttttgagaaaaacaatTTGGGTGCTCTAAGGcgccagatcaatgggctataacacataaaaaaatttgaatgcTCTAGGGCGCCAGATCTATAAGCTATtatataacacacaaaaaattgaaaaaatttgggtaatttctaaaaaatggcatgtaaatgtgaaaatgggtgtgaaaaaaatggtgtgagtttACTTGGTGGTTCCCCAAGTCATTACGgaggttctcataaagttttttgataaaaaatatttgggtgCTCTAGGCACTAGATCCAGGCACATACgaaaaatcaaggaatttggataattcctaaaaaagaacCAATAAATGCATAAATGGGCGTGAAAAAAGATAATGTAAGTATACGtggtggtggttccccaactcattacagaggtcctcataaatctttttgagaaaaggttTTTGGGTGCTCTAGAGTACCAGATCCATGTGCTACAtgtaaaattgagaaatttggatAATTCTTATAAAGAAGGCTTGTAAAGGCagaaatgagtgtgaaaaaaaaaaggtgtaaCTATACCTGGTGGTTCCCCATCTCATTATCGAGGtaggtcctcataaaattttttgataaaaattttTTGGGTGTTCCGGGGGACCAGATCAATGCATAACTaacgaaaaatcaagaaatttgggtgatttaaaaaaaaagcatgtaaatgcgaaaatgagcGTGAAGAAAATGGTTTGAGGCATGGTGATTTCCCAACTAATTATGGAGGTCCCCATGaaactttttgagaaaaacaatTTCTCGTGCTCCGGAGCGCAAGATCCATAGGATAAAATGGGCCTGTAAATGTAAAAATGggagtgaaaaaaatggtgtgaccCAAGGACGCTTGACCCGAGGACTTCTGACCCGAGAACGCCTAACCCGAGGACGCCTGACCCGATAACGCCTGATGACTTCTAACTCGAGAACGCCTGACTCAGAGGTTGCTCGACCCGAGAATGCCTAACTCGAGGACGCCTGATCCGAAGATTTTTGAGCCGAGAACGCCTGACCTGAGAACTTCTGACCCAAGGACGCCTGACCCAAGGACGCTTGACCCGAGGACTTTTGATTGTAAAACACCCGATCTGAGAACGCCTGACTCGAGCACGCCTGACCCGAGAACGCATGACCCGAAGACTTTTGACCCGAGGAATCCTGACCCGAGAACATCTGACCCGAGAACGCCTGACCCGATGAATTCTGACTCGAGGAATTCTGACTCTAGAACACCTGACTCAAGGACACCTGACCCCGAGGACTTCTGACACGAAGACTTTTAACCCTAGAACGCCTGACCCGAGGACTTCTAACCCGAGAACGCCTGACCCTAGGACGCCTGACCCGAGGATGCCTGACCCGAGGATGGTTGACCCGAGAATGCCAGACCCGAGGATGCCTGATTCGAGGACTTTTGATTCAGAAACGACTGACCCGAGAATGCCTGATCCGAGGACTTCTGATTCGAGAACGCCTGACCCGAGAACGCCTGACCTGAGAACGCCTGACTCGAGGACGCCTGACCCGAGAACACTTGACCTGAGAACACCTGACTCGAGGATGTCTGACACTAGAATGCCTGACCCGAGAACGCCTGATCCGAGGACATCTAATTCAAGAACGCCTGATCTAAAGACTTCTGATTCGAGAACGCCTGACCCAAGAACGCCTGACTCGAGGACGCCTGACACGAGGACTTCTGACCCTAAAATGCCCTACCCAAGAACGCCTGACTCGAAGACGCCTGACCCGAGGACTTCTGACCCTAGAACGCCTGATTTGAGAATGCCTGACCCGAGGACTTCTGACCCGAGGACTTCTAACCCGAGGACGCCTGACCCGAGGATGCTTGACCCAAGGACCCCTAACCCAAGGACTTCTGACCCTAGAACGTCTGACCCGAGAATGCCTGACTCGAGGACGCTTGACCCGAGAACGCTTGACCTGAGGACTTTTTACCCGAGGACTCCTAACCCTAGAACGCATGACTTAAGGACACCTGAAACCGAGGACTTCTGACACGAGGACTTTTAACCCTAGAACGCCTGACCCGAGGACTTCTGACCCGAGAACGCCTAACCCTAGGACGCCTGACCCGAGGACTTTTGACCCGAGGATGCCTGACCCGAGAATGACCGACCCGAGGACGCCTGATTCGAGGACTTTTGATTCGAGAACGCCTGACCCAAGAATGCCTGATCTGAGGACTTCTGATTCGAGAACGTCTGACCCAAGAACGCCTGACTCGAGGACGCCTGACCCGAGAACTCTTGACCCGAGAACGCCTGACTCGAGGATGCAT contains:
- the LOC125850772 gene encoding protein IQ-DOMAIN 14-like codes for the protein MPDPRMVDPRMPDPRMPDSRTFDSETTDPRMPDPRTSDSRTPDPRTPDLRTPDSRTPDPRTLDLRTPDSRMSDTRMPDPRTPDPRTSNSRTPDLKTSDSRTPDPRTPDSRTPDTRTSDPKMPYPRTPDSKTPDPRTSDPRTPDLRMPDPRTSDPRTSNPRTPDPRMLDPRTPNPRTSDPRTSDPRMPDSRTLDPRTLDLRTFYPRTPNPRTHDLRTPETEDF